A region of Halictus rubicundus isolate RS-2024b chromosome 17, iyHalRubi1_principal, whole genome shotgun sequence DNA encodes the following proteins:
- the Spel1 gene encoding DNA mismatch repair protein spel1 isoform X1, giving the protein MAVQPNQQFQMDSSTQQSFVRFFKNLPEKLNTTIRLFNRSDYYTLHGSDALFAAQEVFKTTSVCKMIGSDPYKTEGVILNKNHFEAFIRDLLLVKQYRVEVYVNQGSVKNQNWVLEYKGSPGNLTQFEDVLFGNNDVAETVRVIAVKLGMNGKSRMVGLSCVDTTATLFSVCEFEDNESFSNLESLVVTLAPKECLLIQGEGSYEFQTLKQVMERNNVMVSLRKKNEFSSESNIQDLNTLIKFKKGQQQNVQSLPEVNLNLAMSATSALIKYLDLTSDEGNLNQFSIDQIEHSRYLKLDASAVKALNIESRNDTPSALSGNAPSSILALLDKCRTPQGHRLLAQWVRQPLKDLALIKERHDIVEAFVNDNDLRSALSDDHLRRIPDLQILSKKLSRKKANLQDCYKIYMSVSQLPRLVEQLSSVNVVALKTMFSDPLSELINDMDKYQQMVEQTIDLEAAEKGDFLVRPEFDDELKVLRDTMNEMEEKIQAQLGKVAADLSIDAGKTLKLESNQQLGYYFRITLKEEKILRNKKQYTILDSNKAGVRFRSSRLSDLNDDYIASRDKYTVEQKKVVAEIIEIAAGYSGPVKTIGIVLASLDVLTAFASAAVSANKPYVRPDMLPSTTGEMSLVQVRHPCLEVQDGVDYIANDVNFKRGECHFSIITGPNMGGKSTYIRSVGVAALMAHIGSFVPCDQAKISLLDCILARVGADDSQLKGLSTFMMEMIETAAILKTATCNSLVLIDELGRGTSTYEGCGIAWSIAEYLARDVKSYCLFATHFHEITKLEEEISAVKNQHVTALVNDNKLTLLYKVKPGVCDQSFGIHVAKMANFPQEVIEFAKCKQAELEDYKSSVFEGSDNPQKRQKIIKEAEGLVTEFVNKCKRLDKSLSDEELKKRISAYKDDVLSHKNPYIDALLVGS; this is encoded by the exons AAACTCAATACTACCATACGACTTTTTAATAGATCAGATTATTACACGTTACATGGAAGCGATGCTCTCTTTGCTGCTCAAGAAGTTTTCAAAACTACATCTGTTTGCAAAATGATAGGTTCAG ATCCATACAAAACCGAGGGAGTTATTctaaataaaaaccactttgaGGCTTTCATACGTGATTTATTATTAGTTAAACAATACAGAGTGGAAGTGTATGTCAATCAAGGTTCAGTCAAAAATCAAAACTGGGTATTAGAGTATAAAGGTTCTCCTGGAAATTTAACTCAGTTCGAGGATGTGCTGTTTGGCAATAATGATGTGGCAGAAACCGTGCGTGTAATAGCTGTTAAGCTAGGAATGAATGGAAAGTCCAGA ATGGTTGGTTTAAGTTGTGTAGACACTACTGCAACTTTATTTTCCGTTTGCGAATTTGAAGACAATGAATCATTTTCTAATCTGGAATCTCTGGTTGTTACACTAGCCCCTAAAGAGTGCTTATTGATTCAAGGCGAAGGCAGCTACGAATTTCAAACTCtgaaacaa gTAATGGAACGAAATAATGTAATGGTCAgcttaagaaaaaaaaatgaattttctagtGAGTCGAACATACAAGACTTAAATACTTTAATCAAATTCAAGAAGGGTCAACAGCAAAATGTACAGTCCTTGCCCGAAGTAAATTTAAACCTTGCCATGTCTGCTACATCTGCTCTCATTAAATACTTGGAT TTAACATCGGATGAGGGGAATTTGAATCAGTTCAGCATAGATCAAATAGAACATTCACGTTATTTGAAATTAGATGCGTCTGCTGTGAAAGCACTTAACATCGAATCACGTAATGACACACCTTCTGCATTAAGTGGAAATGCGCCATCAAGTATATTAGCACTCTTGGACAAATGTAGAACACCACAAGGTCATAGATTGCTGGCACAATGGGTTAGGCAGCCCCTTAAAGACTTAGCTCTAATTAAAGAAAGACATGACATTGTAGAAGCATTTGTGAATGATAATGACTTAAGATCTGCACTCAGTGATGACCATTTAAGGCGTATACCGGATTTGCAAATACTCTCAAAGAAATTATCCAGGAAAAAAGCAAATTTGCAAGACTGCTACAA GATTTACATGAGTGTCTCGCAGCTACCAAGATTAGTAGAACAGTTATCTAGCGTAAATGTGGTCGCTTTAAAAACAATGTTCTCCGATCCACTATCAGAACTTATTAATGATATGGATAAGTATCAACAGATGGTTGAACAAACAATTGATTTGGAAGCCGCTGAGAAAGGAGACTTCTTAGTGCGACCAGAATTTGATGACGAATTAAAAG TGTTAAGGGATACTATGAATGAAATGGAAGAGAAAATTCAAGCACAATTAGGCAAAGTTGCTGCAGATCTCTCAATTGATGCTGGCAAAACGTTAAAACTAGAATCCAATCAACAATTAGGCTATTACTTTCGTATCACGCTAAAGGAAGaaaaaatattaagaaataaaaagcaGTACACTATTTTGGATTCGAACAAAGCTGGTGTACGATTCCGAAGCAGTAGACTCAGTGATTTAAACGATGATTACATTGCTTCTAGAGATAAATATACGGTAGAACAAAAAAAGGTCGTGGCAGAGATAATTGAAATCGCAG CCGGATACAGTGGGCCCGTAAAAACTATTGGTATTGTGTTGGCTTCTCTTGATGTACTCACTGCCTTTGCTTCTGCTGCTGTGAGCGCAAATAAACCTTATGTTCGTCCTGATATGCTGCCTAGCACAACAGGTGAAATGAGTCTCGTTCAAGTTCGACATCCTTGTTTAGAAGTTCAGGATGGAGTGGACTATATAGCTAATGATGTCAATTTTAAAAGAG GAGAATGTCATTTTTCTATCATAACGGGTCCAAACATGGGAGGTAAAAGCACATATATAAGATCTGTTGGTGTCGCTGCACTAATGGCTCATATTGGAAGTTTTGTTCCCTGTGATCAAGCAAAGATATCATTATTGGATTGTATATTAGCCCGAGTAGGTGCTGACGACTCACAATTAAAAGGACTTTCCACGTTCATGATGGAAATGATAGAAACTGCTGCCATACTGAAG ACAGCTACGTGTAATTCTCTCGTACTGATTGATGAGTTAGGGAGAGGTACATCAACTTATGAAGGTTGTGGCATAGCATGGTCAATTGCTGA GTACTTGGCAAGAGATGTTAAAAGCTACTGTCTTTTCGCGACACATTTCCATGAAATTACAAAATTGGAAGAGGAAATATCTGCAGTTAAAAACCAGCATGTTACAGCCCTTGTTAATGACAATAAGTTAACTTTATTATACAAAGTAAAACCAGGCGTCTGCGATCAAAGTTTTGGAATACATGTCGCTAAAATGGCTAATTTCCCACAGGAAGTGATAGAG TTCGCTAAGTGCAAGCAAGCGGAACTCGAAGATTACAAAAGCTCTGTTTTCGAAGGATCTGATAATCCACAGAAGAGACAAAAAATTATTAAG gaAGCTGAGGGTCTCGTAACGGAATTtgttaataaatgtaaaagatTAGATAAATCTTTATCTGATGAAGAGTTGAAGAAAAGAATCTCAGCGTACAAAGATGATGttctatctcataaaaatcctTACATAGACGCACTTCTTGTTGGTTCGTGA
- the Spel1 gene encoding DNA mismatch repair protein spel1 isoform X2, with the protein MIGSDPYKTEGVILNKNHFEAFIRDLLLVKQYRVEVYVNQGSVKNQNWVLEYKGSPGNLTQFEDVLFGNNDVAETVRVIAVKLGMNGKSRMVGLSCVDTTATLFSVCEFEDNESFSNLESLVVTLAPKECLLIQGEGSYEFQTLKQVMERNNVMVSLRKKNEFSSESNIQDLNTLIKFKKGQQQNVQSLPEVNLNLAMSATSALIKYLDLTSDEGNLNQFSIDQIEHSRYLKLDASAVKALNIESRNDTPSALSGNAPSSILALLDKCRTPQGHRLLAQWVRQPLKDLALIKERHDIVEAFVNDNDLRSALSDDHLRRIPDLQILSKKLSRKKANLQDCYKIYMSVSQLPRLVEQLSSVNVVALKTMFSDPLSELINDMDKYQQMVEQTIDLEAAEKGDFLVRPEFDDELKVLRDTMNEMEEKIQAQLGKVAADLSIDAGKTLKLESNQQLGYYFRITLKEEKILRNKKQYTILDSNKAGVRFRSSRLSDLNDDYIASRDKYTVEQKKVVAEIIEIAAGYSGPVKTIGIVLASLDVLTAFASAAVSANKPYVRPDMLPSTTGEMSLVQVRHPCLEVQDGVDYIANDVNFKRGECHFSIITGPNMGGKSTYIRSVGVAALMAHIGSFVPCDQAKISLLDCILARVGADDSQLKGLSTFMMEMIETAAILKTATCNSLVLIDELGRGTSTYEGCGIAWSIAEYLARDVKSYCLFATHFHEITKLEEEISAVKNQHVTALVNDNKLTLLYKVKPGVCDQSFGIHVAKMANFPQEVIEFAKCKQAELEDYKSSVFEGSDNPQKRQKIIKEAEGLVTEFVNKCKRLDKSLSDEELKKRISAYKDDVLSHKNPYIDALLVGS; encoded by the exons ATGATAGGTTCAG ATCCATACAAAACCGAGGGAGTTATTctaaataaaaaccactttgaGGCTTTCATACGTGATTTATTATTAGTTAAACAATACAGAGTGGAAGTGTATGTCAATCAAGGTTCAGTCAAAAATCAAAACTGGGTATTAGAGTATAAAGGTTCTCCTGGAAATTTAACTCAGTTCGAGGATGTGCTGTTTGGCAATAATGATGTGGCAGAAACCGTGCGTGTAATAGCTGTTAAGCTAGGAATGAATGGAAAGTCCAGA ATGGTTGGTTTAAGTTGTGTAGACACTACTGCAACTTTATTTTCCGTTTGCGAATTTGAAGACAATGAATCATTTTCTAATCTGGAATCTCTGGTTGTTACACTAGCCCCTAAAGAGTGCTTATTGATTCAAGGCGAAGGCAGCTACGAATTTCAAACTCtgaaacaa gTAATGGAACGAAATAATGTAATGGTCAgcttaagaaaaaaaaatgaattttctagtGAGTCGAACATACAAGACTTAAATACTTTAATCAAATTCAAGAAGGGTCAACAGCAAAATGTACAGTCCTTGCCCGAAGTAAATTTAAACCTTGCCATGTCTGCTACATCTGCTCTCATTAAATACTTGGAT TTAACATCGGATGAGGGGAATTTGAATCAGTTCAGCATAGATCAAATAGAACATTCACGTTATTTGAAATTAGATGCGTCTGCTGTGAAAGCACTTAACATCGAATCACGTAATGACACACCTTCTGCATTAAGTGGAAATGCGCCATCAAGTATATTAGCACTCTTGGACAAATGTAGAACACCACAAGGTCATAGATTGCTGGCACAATGGGTTAGGCAGCCCCTTAAAGACTTAGCTCTAATTAAAGAAAGACATGACATTGTAGAAGCATTTGTGAATGATAATGACTTAAGATCTGCACTCAGTGATGACCATTTAAGGCGTATACCGGATTTGCAAATACTCTCAAAGAAATTATCCAGGAAAAAAGCAAATTTGCAAGACTGCTACAA GATTTACATGAGTGTCTCGCAGCTACCAAGATTAGTAGAACAGTTATCTAGCGTAAATGTGGTCGCTTTAAAAACAATGTTCTCCGATCCACTATCAGAACTTATTAATGATATGGATAAGTATCAACAGATGGTTGAACAAACAATTGATTTGGAAGCCGCTGAGAAAGGAGACTTCTTAGTGCGACCAGAATTTGATGACGAATTAAAAG TGTTAAGGGATACTATGAATGAAATGGAAGAGAAAATTCAAGCACAATTAGGCAAAGTTGCTGCAGATCTCTCAATTGATGCTGGCAAAACGTTAAAACTAGAATCCAATCAACAATTAGGCTATTACTTTCGTATCACGCTAAAGGAAGaaaaaatattaagaaataaaaagcaGTACACTATTTTGGATTCGAACAAAGCTGGTGTACGATTCCGAAGCAGTAGACTCAGTGATTTAAACGATGATTACATTGCTTCTAGAGATAAATATACGGTAGAACAAAAAAAGGTCGTGGCAGAGATAATTGAAATCGCAG CCGGATACAGTGGGCCCGTAAAAACTATTGGTATTGTGTTGGCTTCTCTTGATGTACTCACTGCCTTTGCTTCTGCTGCTGTGAGCGCAAATAAACCTTATGTTCGTCCTGATATGCTGCCTAGCACAACAGGTGAAATGAGTCTCGTTCAAGTTCGACATCCTTGTTTAGAAGTTCAGGATGGAGTGGACTATATAGCTAATGATGTCAATTTTAAAAGAG GAGAATGTCATTTTTCTATCATAACGGGTCCAAACATGGGAGGTAAAAGCACATATATAAGATCTGTTGGTGTCGCTGCACTAATGGCTCATATTGGAAGTTTTGTTCCCTGTGATCAAGCAAAGATATCATTATTGGATTGTATATTAGCCCGAGTAGGTGCTGACGACTCACAATTAAAAGGACTTTCCACGTTCATGATGGAAATGATAGAAACTGCTGCCATACTGAAG ACAGCTACGTGTAATTCTCTCGTACTGATTGATGAGTTAGGGAGAGGTACATCAACTTATGAAGGTTGTGGCATAGCATGGTCAATTGCTGA GTACTTGGCAAGAGATGTTAAAAGCTACTGTCTTTTCGCGACACATTTCCATGAAATTACAAAATTGGAAGAGGAAATATCTGCAGTTAAAAACCAGCATGTTACAGCCCTTGTTAATGACAATAAGTTAACTTTATTATACAAAGTAAAACCAGGCGTCTGCGATCAAAGTTTTGGAATACATGTCGCTAAAATGGCTAATTTCCCACAGGAAGTGATAGAG TTCGCTAAGTGCAAGCAAGCGGAACTCGAAGATTACAAAAGCTCTGTTTTCGAAGGATCTGATAATCCACAGAAGAGACAAAAAATTATTAAG gaAGCTGAGGGTCTCGTAACGGAATTtgttaataaatgtaaaagatTAGATAAATCTTTATCTGATGAAGAGTTGAAGAAAAGAATCTCAGCGTACAAAGATGATGttctatctcataaaaatcctTACATAGACGCACTTCTTGTTGGTTCGTGA
- the LOC143362452 gene encoding actin-related protein 6-like, with translation MDPAVFPEEIWIKILLYCDVPDIIAFGSTCKYLRKTSDTDYLWKMKWQELISKVHFRFPDIKCLQLLSVSFKAMCYRLHMVLTLGENVPFPKCYHCSGYTCQRNCVEGTSAKVVIEIGNKYTWVITPNFGLRRHLSMFGIPKYNNETHMEQTQTQNVPSSSTRPKCDGKSLAKKLKLLKLSELETKVPRPSGPFCIFCNPVKLYREKKRLTTHQNDPTCYTRPNPTYEKLINGYCTDTVEVLGIPNVDVVSPAEALSDGSFTVLKTFVDHLFQQMHLTSTLRKPNAVLMFCEPLAMHPTLRKQLLHYLFQEVKVARVCLVPKPLAACAMLGVETCVIVDSGALSTTVAVVIGGRVVPERWRLLPVGGWHVAYHLKQAMHWQPKEYHQIPISYLDTLTVKEKCRLSYNIKNEEKRVGQKSKEHINLRVDSYAAAYKQHWRVSFDSELYIAPEMMYINLGLPQVIKDVTSGLSEDLMYDCLSNILLTGGNTDLSGFELRLTKDLQELLSEHSKILEVRNCPGTHSWHVAMGSTYVPLAVHPGKTPPEYVEGNPFWLSREEYVLFGCESLEQ, from the exons atgGATCCAGCAGTCTTCCCTGAAGAGATTtggataaaaattttattatattgtgaCGTACCTGATATTATTGCTTTCGGTAGCACATGCAAATACTTAAGGAAAACGTCGGATACGGATTACCTATG GAAAATGAAATGGCAAGAACTGATTTCAAAAGTACACTTTAGGTTTCCAGACATAAAGTGTTTGCAACTACTTAGCGTTAGTTTCAAAGCAATGTGTTACAGATTACATATGGTACTCACATTAGGAGAAAATGTACCATTTCCAAAATGTTACCACTGCAGTGGTTACACATGTCAAAGAAATTGTGTTGAAGGTACCAGTGCTAAAGTAGTAATCGAAATTGGAAACAAATACACATGGGTTATTACACCAAATTTTGGTTTGAGAAGACATTTGTCAATGTTTGGCATACCTAAATACAATAACGAAACACACATGGAACAAACTCAGACACAAAATGTTCCAAGTAGTAGTACACGCCCAAAATGCGATGGAAAGTCATTAGCAAAGAAGCTGAAATTGTTGAAGTTGTCAGAATTGGAAACCAAAGTTCCAAGGCCCAGCGGTCCATTTTGTATTTTCTGTAACCCAGTAAAATTGtatagagaaaagaaaagattaaccACGCATCAGAACGATCCGACATGTTATACAAGGCCAAATCCAACTTACGAGAAACTTATAAATGGGTATTGTACCGATACTGTTGAAGTTCTTGGAATTCCAAATGTCGATGTTGTTAGTCCTGCAGAAGCATTGAGCGATGGATCTTTCACAGTTCTCAAAACATTTGTCGATCACTTGTTTCAGCAAATGCATTTAACTTCAACATTAAGAAAACCTAATGCAGTGCTTATGTTCTGTGAACCATTAGCGATGCATCCAACGCTCAGAAAACAGTTACTGCACTATTTGTTCCAAGAAGTTAAAGTAGCAAG AGTGTGTTTGGTACCTAAACCTTTAGCAGCATGTGCAATGTTGGGTGTGGAAACTTGCGTCATTGTTGACAGTGGAGCTCTTAGTACAACAGTAGCTGTTGTGATTGGTGGCCGTGTTGTACCAGAACGTTGGAGATTGTTGCCTGTAGGTGGTTGGCATGTAGCTTATCACTTGAAACAAGCTATGCATTGGCAACCAAAGGAGTATCATCAAATTCCTATATCATATTTGGACACCCTAACTGTTAAAGAAAAATGTAGACTAAGCTATAATatcaaaaatgaagaaaaacgaGTAGGGCAAAAATCCAAGGAACACATTAATCTTAGGGTTGACAGCTATGCTGCAGCTTACAAACAACACTGG AGAGTTTCCTTCGATTCGGAATTATATATTGCTCCTGAAATGATGTATATTAATCTTGGATTACCACAAGTAATAAAAGATGTTACATCTGGTTTGTCAGAGGATCTAATGTACGATTGCCTCTCAAACATCTTACTTACTGGAGGCAACACTGATCTTTCAGGTTTTGAGTTAAGATTAACTAAAGATTTACAAGAATTGTTGTCTGAACATAGTAAAATTCTAGAAGTTAGAAATTGTCCTGGTACGCATAGTTGGCATGTTGCTATGGGTTCCACTTATGTGCCTTTAGCTGTACATCCTG GTAAAACTCCTCCTGAATACGTAGAAGGTAATCCATTTTGGTTATCAAGAGAAGAATACGTTTTATTTGGATGTGAGTCGCTGGAGCAGTAA
- the LOC143362456 gene encoding ras-related protein Rab-39B-like — protein sequence MVEPIFDYQFRLILIGDSTVGKSSLLKYFTDGKFAELSDPTVGVDFFARLIKVKDGTRIKLQLWDTGGQERFRAITKSYYRNSVGALLVYDVCNRVSFEHIPEWMLEAETHIEPHRPVFALVGCKLDLITNGGRREVSREEARAFADEYGVHHIETSAKTGVNVEEAFQTVTQEVYDRIQSGEYKVEDGWDGIKTGFARPGGLDFNLVEAEPARSSCC from the exons ATGGTGGAACCAATTTTTGACTACCAGTTTCGTTTGATACTCATCGGCGACAGTACAGTCGGGAAAAGCTCGTTGCTGAAGTATTTCACCGATGGGAAGTTTGCGGAG CTTTCAGACCCAACGGTGGGAGTTGATTTTTTCGCCAGATTGATCAAAGTTAAAGATGGAACAAGAATAAAATTACAGTTATGGGATACAGGTGGCCAAGAAAGATTTAG GGCAATCACAAAATCTTACTATAGAAATTCTGTTGGAGCACTGCTGGTGTATGATGTTTGCAACAGAGTTAGTTTTGAACATATTCCTGAATGGATGCTGGAAGCCGAAACGCACATAGAACCACACCGTCCTGTGTTTGCATTGGTCGGCTGCAAGTTAGACTTGATTACCAATGGAGGTAGGCGAGAGGTTTCAAGGGAAGAAGCTAGAGCCTTCGCCGACGAGTATGGTGTGCATCACATCGAAACCAGTGCAAAGACTGGAGTTAATGTCGAAGAAGCTTTTCAAACAGTCACGCAGGAAGTTTATGACAGAATACAGAGTGGAGAGTACAAGGTAGAAGATGGTTGGGATGGTATTAAAACAGGATTTGCCAGACCTGGTGGTTTAGATTTTAACTTAGTCGAAGCAGAACCAGCAAGAAGTTCTTGTTGTTAA
- the Uba4 gene encoding ubiquitin-like activating enzyme 4, which translates to MNEEELIDEIMELRKMLRAKEAQLTTLRREKQILQDYGLSNDEISRYSRQIFLTEIGIEGQIKLKNSSILIVGAGGLGCPAALYLTSAGIGHIGILDYDDVEINNLHRQLLYTEADIGTPKVNAAAEYLNRMNSNIKVTPHKVQLDSNNAMEIIENYDVVLDATDNVATRYLLNDACVLSKKPLVSGSALRFEGHLSVFNYKGPCYRCIFPKPPPPETVTNCGDGGVFGPAVGTIGVLQALEALKIVLKLPCVLSGQLLLFDGLEMKFRNINLRPKNANCLVCGECPSVQILIDYEQFCGAKANDKDPNLNILQKNDRISVEEYNTALELGTKPHMLIDVRSPEEFEICHLKNSVNVPLHKIGSTETISLIKNKMEEIKEEHDKLGVYVMCRRGNDSQKAVKHLQKIFDETDFEIKDIIGGIHAWSKKIDRTFPVY; encoded by the exons ATGAATGAAGAGGAATTAATCGATGAAATTATGGAACTGCGTAAGATGTTACGTGCGAAAGAAGCTCAACTGACCACCCTGAGGCGCGAAAAACAAATCTTGCAAGACTATGGTTTAAGTAATGACGAAATATCGAGATACAGCAGgcaaatttttttaacagaaatTGGCATCGAAG GCCAaatcaaattgaaaaatagTTCCATACTGATTGTCGGAGCAGGTGGTCTTGGATGCCCTGCTGCTTTATATTTGACATCGGCTGGTATAGGACACATCGGTATCCTTGACTATGATGATGTTGAGATTAACAATCTACATAGACAGCTGTTATATACGGAAGCAGACATAGGGACACCCAAAGTAAATGCTGCTGCAGAATACCTTAATCG TATGAACAGTAACATTAAAGTTACTCCACACAAGGTCCAATTAGATAGTAACAATGCAATGGAAATAATAGAAAACTATGATGTAGTGTTGGATGCAACAGACAATGTTGCTACACGTTATTTACTAAACGATGCATGTGTCTTGAGTAAGAAGCCTTTAGTTTCTGGATCAGCATTGAGATTCGAGGGACACTTATCAGTGTTCAATTACAAAGGTCCTTGCTACAGATGCATATTTCCTAAGCCACCTCCTCCGGAAACTGTAACAAATTGTGGAGATGGTGGTGTCTTCGGTCCAG CTGTTGGAACCATTGGCGTTCTCCAAGCGTTAGAGGCATTAAAGATTGTACTTAAACTGCCTTGTGTTTTATCTGGCCAGCTACTTCTGTTCGATGGTTTAGAAATGAAGTTTCGCAATATCAACTTGCGTCCAAAAAATGCTAATTGTCTCGTGTGTGGAGAATGCCCGTCCGTTCAGATATTAATCGATTACGAACAGTTTTGTGGCGCAAAAGCGAACGACAAGGATCCAAACTTGAATATTTTGCAAAAGAATGATAGAATTAGCGTGGAGGAGTATAATACAGCACTGGAGTTAGGAACAAAGCCTCACATGTTGATCGACGTGCGTTCACCCGAGGAATTTGAAATTTGTCATTTGAAGAATTCTGTAAATGTGCCGCTGCATAAAATTGGAAGCACTGAAACGATATcattgataaaaaataaaatggaagAGATAAAAGAAGAGCATGATAAACTTGGTG TATACGTGATGTGCAGAAGGGGAAATGATTCACAAAAAGCAGTGAAGCATCTGCAGAAGATATTCGATGAAACAGATTTCGAGATAAAAGACATCATTGGAGGAATTCATGCTTGGAGCAAAAAAATCGATCGAACTTTCCCCGTATACTGA